One window from the genome of Mesorhizobium loti encodes:
- a CDS encoding phage integrase, whose product MASLVDQNPEKHTQHGSAQPQETAPGVDQIAQAGSAGHDTPIADDLPDIIDVVLEMGRAPEEAPADTPSPLPVVANPRLPAHLDALAGRARDYVEAASSANTRRAYASDWKQFASWCRRQGVEMFPPDPQVVGLYITACASGKAPGEKKPNSVSTIERRLSSLTWNYAQRGQPLDRKDRHIATVMAGIRNKHAAPPRQKEAVLPEDLIAMLETLDRGTLRGLRDRAMLLLGFAGGLRRSEVVGLDCGREQTEDSSGWIEILDKGMLLRLRGKTGWREVEVGRGSSDTTCPVVALETWLRLARIAHGPLFRRVTGQGKAVGADRLNDQEVARLVKRTALAAGVRGDLPEGEREKLFAGHSLRAGLASSAEVDERYVQKQLGHTSAEMTRRYQRRRDRFRVNLTKASGL is encoded by the coding sequence ATGGCCTCTCTCGTCGATCAAAACCCCGAAAAACATACTCAGCACGGCTCCGCTCAACCACAGGAAACGGCGCCGGGTGTCGATCAAATCGCGCAGGCAGGCTCGGCCGGGCACGACACGCCGATCGCCGACGACCTGCCCGACATCATCGACGTCGTCCTGGAGATGGGCCGCGCGCCGGAGGAAGCGCCGGCCGACACCCCCTCCCCTCTTCCGGTTGTCGCCAATCCCCGCCTGCCGGCGCATCTCGACGCGCTGGCCGGGCGCGCCCGCGATTATGTCGAGGCGGCGAGCTCGGCCAACACCCGCCGCGCCTACGCCTCGGACTGGAAGCAATTTGCGAGCTGGTGCCGTCGGCAGGGCGTCGAAATGTTTCCGCCCGATCCCCAGGTGGTTGGGCTCTACATCACCGCATGCGCCTCGGGAAAGGCGCCCGGCGAGAAGAAGCCCAATTCCGTGTCGACGATCGAACGCCGGCTCTCCTCGCTGACGTGGAACTATGCGCAGCGTGGCCAGCCGCTGGACAGGAAGGACCGCCATATCGCTACCGTCATGGCCGGCATCCGCAACAAGCACGCTGCCCCGCCTCGGCAGAAGGAGGCGGTGTTGCCCGAGGATCTGATCGCCATGCTGGAAACGCTCGACCGCGGCACCCTGCGCGGCCTGCGCGATCGCGCCATGCTGTTGCTCGGCTTTGCCGGCGGCCTGCGTCGCTCCGAGGTTGTCGGCCTGGATTGCGGCCGCGAACAGACCGAGGATTCTTCCGGCTGGATCGAAATCCTCGACAAGGGCATGCTGTTGCGCCTGCGCGGCAAGACCGGCTGGCGCGAGGTCGAAGTCGGGCGTGGCTCATCCGACACGACCTGCCCGGTCGTAGCATTGGAAACCTGGCTCAGGCTGGCGCGCATCGCGCACGGCCCCCTCTTCCGGCGCGTCACCGGCCAAGGCAAGGCGGTCGGCGCCGATCGGCTCAACGACCAGGAGGTCGCCCGCCTCGTCAAGCGGACCGCCCTAGCCGCCGGGGTGCGCGGTGACCTGCCGGAAGGCGAACGCGAAAAACTCTTTGCCGGCCATTCGCTGCGCGCCGGTTTGGCATCCTCGGCCGAAGTCGACGAGCGCTATGTGCAGAAGCAGCTTGGCCACACCAGCGCCGAGATGACGCGCAGATACCAGCGACGGCGCGATCGGTTTAGGGTCAACCTCACCAAGGCGTCGGGGCTTTGA
- a CDS encoding condensin subunit ScpB, which translates to MFDRELDHLPPEARWREWMNRVEATIFAASQPVTRETLARIVGKSCSIDLLIDDIREELRGRPYDLVAVAGGWKHLTRPAYADAIRSAAGGNDRAVHLSQSEVLVLMCIAYFQPITRTELSSFFGKEISRDFIGHLRGAGLIASGPRSPTPGAPYTYVTTKEFLLEFGLETLRDLPDFEALEDAGLLSKEKLLAGDIMPGFSGPGENNADADE; encoded by the coding sequence TTGTTTGATCGCGAGCTGGATCACCTGCCGCCGGAGGCGCGCTGGCGCGAATGGATGAACCGTGTCGAAGCAACGATCTTTGCGGCCAGCCAACCGGTGACACGCGAAACGCTCGCCCGGATTGTCGGCAAAAGCTGCAGCATCGATCTTTTGATCGACGACATTCGCGAGGAATTGCGCGGCCGACCCTATGACCTCGTCGCCGTCGCCGGTGGCTGGAAGCACCTGACCCGGCCTGCCTATGCCGACGCCATCCGCAGTGCAGCCGGCGGCAACGATCGCGCGGTACACCTCTCGCAGTCAGAGGTGCTGGTGCTGATGTGCATCGCCTACTTCCAGCCAATCACCCGCACCGAGTTGTCGTCATTCTTCGGCAAGGAGATCAGTCGCGATTTTATTGGTCATCTGCGCGGTGCCGGTCTGATCGCTTCCGGTCCGCGTAGCCCGACCCCGGGCGCGCCCTACACCTACGTGACGACAAAAGAGTTCCTGCTGGAGTTCGGGCTCGAAACCTTGCGCGATCTTCCCGACTTCGAGGCGCTGGAGGATGCCGGGCTGCTGTCGAAGGAAAAGCTGCTTGCGGGCGACATCATGCCGGGGTTTTCGGGCCCCGGCGAGAATAATGCCGACGCCGACGAATAG
- a CDS encoding TniB protein: protein MTDHLLDHVRPHLDHSTEERIAYIQTPRWIGHQVAVQAHERLAELLSRPPSLRTLGLMLVGPYANGKTMIAERFAVGHLKTAEQQRVWVVQTREGAGLAHFYGSILQALHAPTGSSRDVGRKAEQVDHLLDRLKPRILIFDEFHNALRGRARDVEAVLAFLRRIGRQFDISPVLIGEVAIYDFVNQTAEMATRFDLHAVPRWQYGEEFLALLDSLESALPLARASDLSDEPLAQSIFQLSEGLIGEIVAIVSAAAAAAVRSREERITKPGIEALRYVPVSKRRRAPVRDDLL from the coding sequence ATGACTGATCATCTTCTCGATCACGTTCGCCCGCATCTCGACCACAGCACGGAAGAGCGGATTGCGTATATCCAGACGCCGCGATGGATCGGACACCAAGTGGCGGTCCAGGCGCATGAACGCCTTGCCGAGCTTCTGTCGCGGCCGCCATCGTTGCGGACCCTGGGCCTGATGCTCGTCGGACCCTATGCCAACGGCAAGACGATGATCGCCGAACGGTTCGCCGTCGGGCATCTGAAGACGGCCGAACAGCAGCGAGTCTGGGTGGTGCAGACGCGCGAGGGCGCAGGTCTCGCCCATTTCTACGGGAGCATCCTGCAGGCGTTGCACGCGCCAACCGGCAGCAGCCGGGACGTCGGCCGTAAGGCCGAGCAGGTCGATCATCTGCTCGACAGGCTGAAGCCCAGAATACTGATCTTCGATGAGTTCCACAATGCTCTGCGCGGCAGGGCGCGCGATGTCGAGGCAGTTCTTGCGTTCCTTCGGAGGATCGGCCGTCAGTTCGACATTTCGCCTGTTCTGATAGGCGAGGTCGCAATCTACGACTTCGTCAACCAGACTGCCGAAATGGCGACCCGGTTCGACCTGCACGCCGTGCCACGTTGGCAATATGGCGAGGAGTTCCTTGCGCTGCTCGATAGCCTCGAAAGCGCCCTGCCGCTCGCCCGCGCGTCCGATCTCTCGGATGAACCCTTGGCGCAATCGATCTTCCAGCTCTCCGAGGGACTGATCGGCGAGATCGTGGCGATTGTCTCCGCGGCGGCCGCGGCCGCGGTGAGGTCCCGTGAGGAGCGGATCACGAAACCGGGGATCGAGGCGCTTCGCTACGTCCCGGTCTCGAAGCGCCGGCGGGCACCAGTGCGCGACGACCTGCTGTGA
- a CDS encoding 5-methyltetrahydrofolate--homocysteine methyltransferase: MLKKIIAEKWFAPRGVIGFWPANAVGDDIKLFTEEARSQELGTFFTLRQQLTKRDGKANVALSDFVAPSDSGKPDYIGGFIVTAGIEEVAIAERFEPANDDYSSIMVKALADRFAEAYAERMHEKDGMLAPITLWEHEADRLQRRAANARTDVEKVTLRRRIAEIAGGTKPSKAELRNAVRRSHAADAPKPYDAMRPAAPAPADHPARPKRRLPVEDW, from the coding sequence ATGCTGAAGAAGATCATTGCCGAAAAATGGTTCGCGCCACGCGGCGTCATCGGCTTCTGGCCGGCCAATGCCGTCGGCGACGATATCAAACTGTTCACGGAAGAAGCGCGCTCGCAGGAGCTGGGGACGTTCTTCACCTTGCGCCAGCAACTGACCAAGCGCGACGGCAAGGCCAATGTCGCGCTGTCGGATTTCGTCGCCCCGTCGGACAGCGGCAAGCCCGATTATATAGGCGGCTTCATTGTCACCGCCGGCATCGAGGAAGTGGCGATCGCCGAACGGTTCGAGCCGGCGAACGACGACTATTCCTCGATCATGGTCAAGGCGCTAGCCGACCGCTTCGCCGAGGCCTACGCCGAGCGCATGCACGAGAAGGACGGCATGCTTGCTCCGATAACGTTGTGGGAGCACGAGGCCGACCGCCTGCAGCGACGCGCCGCGAACGCGCGCACGGACGTCGAGAAGGTGACGCTGCGCCGCCGGATCGCGGAGATTGCCGGCGGAACGAAGCCGTCGAAGGCGGAACTTCGTAATGCTGTGCGCAGAAGTCATGCCGCAGACGCCCCAAAGCCCTATGACGCGATGCGGCCGGCGGCGCCGGCACCCGCCGATCATCCCGCTCGCCCAAAGCGTCGCCTGCCGGTGGAGGATTGGTAA
- a CDS encoding Transposase gives MDKLKDQRGLCGRPPGADPAVLLAAYLRATDGSERIATMILRSRADRMLAPQTGHPWGAAY, from the coding sequence ATGGACAAGCTCAAGGATCAGCGAGGTCTGTGCGGTCGCCCGCCCGGCGCTGACCCTGCGGTTCTCCTCGCGGCCTATTTGCGGGCCACTGACGGATCAGAACGAATCGCCACCATGATCTTGCGGTCCCGTGCGGATAGGATGCTGGCGCCCCAAACCGGCCATCCCTGGGGAGCAGCATACTAA
- a CDS encoding Malate/L-lactate dehydrogenase family protein, giving the protein MRLPCAANGIQFDRIVHNWYEAVRSIVFAIPRKLITKNRNCRANVGRSQKQRFVQIADEEQIASGVNERACNLNQAKPVGVAFDDSGYPYLWPNESRYSLKVRLNCAEIDFEYNIGRSYRGQHALLSTVLGSRFEAPQFVGRHVSRYIKGLVALNTSRHTSASISFDNDICR; this is encoded by the coding sequence TTGCGGCTCCCGTGCGCCGCAAATGGCATCCAGTTCGACAGAATTGTTCACAACTGGTATGAGGCCGTTCGATCGATAGTGTTCGCCATACCTCGCAAACTCATCACAAAAAACCGCAACTGCCGCGCTAATGTGGGAAGATCTCAGAAGCAACGCTTCGTGCAGATTGCCGACGAAGAGCAGATCGCATCCGGCGTCAATGAGCGCGCCTGCAACCTTAACCAAGCCAAGCCCGTAGGCGTCGCTTTTGACGACAGCGGCTACCCTTACCTGTGGCCCAACGAGAGCCGATATAGTCTGAAAGTTCGCCTGAATTGCGCTGAGATCGATTTCGAGTACAACATCGGCAGGTCGTACCGAGGTCAACATGCCTTGCTCTCCACCGTCCTCGGTTCGCGCTTCGAAGCACCGCAATTCGTCGGGCGACATGTAAGCCGTTACATCAAAGGCTTAGTCGCACTCAATACCTCCCGCCACACGTCTGCAAGTATCAGCTTTGACAATGATATATGCCGATAA
- a CDS encoding alanine racemase → MNLLQWNRFRATSDLLKPTLLSLAASAGVWLGKRYHFDMVRVGSALYGLNNAGIRPNPLKPVVGVKAKTLDARNVARSEAVGYGATFRTGRASRLAIAGIGYKHGLPWACANKISVRFAGYSAPLVGRVSMEYITIDVTDVPEALCGPGTNVELLSDDFTVDDLAASAGVHPQEVLTRLGVGCARQYLDGSSASAGFPGNLTNAGPGHDPRAILG, encoded by the coding sequence ATGAATCTGCTACAATGGAACCGCTTTCGGGCGACGTCAGACCTGCTAAAACCGACACTTCTCAGTCTCGCGGCCTCCGCCGGTGTGTGGCTAGGGAAGCGCTATCACTTCGATATGGTGCGGGTGGGCTCGGCCCTTTACGGACTTAATAATGCCGGCATCCGGCCAAATCCTTTAAAGCCCGTTGTCGGCGTCAAGGCAAAAACACTCGACGCGCGCAACGTAGCAAGGAGTGAGGCAGTTGGCTACGGTGCGACTTTTCGAACGGGCCGAGCCAGCCGCCTAGCAATCGCCGGGATCGGCTACAAGCATGGCCTTCCATGGGCCTGCGCCAACAAGATATCCGTCCGGTTTGCTGGATATTCCGCTCCATTAGTCGGAAGGGTGTCCATGGAATACATAACAATCGATGTAACGGATGTTCCCGAAGCGCTTTGCGGTCCGGGTACGAATGTGGAACTGCTGAGTGACGATTTCACCGTCGATGACCTTGCCGCGTCCGCTGGCGTTCATCCACAAGAAGTGCTCACGCGGCTTGGTGTCGGTTGCGCAAGGCAGTATCTGGATGGTTCTTCTGCATCTGCGGGGTTCCCGGGCAATTTGACTAATGCGGGCCCTGGCCACGATCCGCGCGCCATCCTTGGCTAG
- a CDS encoding Blr4310 protein produces the protein MIVAASLAIALLAFIPACQLTSIANVAALYGTTPVFTAILGWLWLGEKIHPATMLAIVTMAAGAGVLVWGTGLDSDFVGNALAVAMTFMTAFVAVCIRRHRKESLLASICAANVFVSLVSLCFAAPLSPSLKHLAYLALFGLVQVGLAFVFYSAGARRVPASQASLIGALETPLAPFWVWLAFGETPSVSTLVGGGIITASTVGYLLAMAGLAARNADVWPSQELQEGVKKEAKLNE, from the coding sequence GTGATTGTTGCAGCCTCGTTGGCAATCGCCCTGCTAGCGTTCATCCCCGCGTGTCAGTTAACCTCGATCGCCAATGTAGCAGCCCTCTATGGGACGACACCGGTCTTCACGGCTATCCTGGGGTGGCTTTGGCTGGGAGAGAAAATTCATCCTGCGACCATGTTGGCAATAGTAACGATGGCTGCAGGTGCCGGCGTGCTCGTCTGGGGCACAGGTCTAGACTCCGACTTTGTTGGCAACGCTCTTGCCGTCGCCATGACCTTCATGACCGCGTTTGTTGCTGTGTGTATCCGCCGGCACCGCAAAGAATCGCTTCTGGCTTCTATCTGCGCGGCCAACGTTTTCGTCTCACTGGTCAGCTTGTGCTTCGCTGCGCCGCTATCACCAAGTCTGAAACATCTGGCATATCTTGCGCTTTTTGGCCTGGTGCAAGTGGGATTGGCTTTTGTGTTCTATTCGGCTGGCGCTCGTCGCGTTCCAGCTTCGCAAGCCTCCTTGATTGGAGCGCTAGAAACGCCGCTCGCTCCATTTTGGGTGTGGCTCGCATTCGGCGAAACACCCTCCGTGTCGACCCTCGTTGGGGGTGGGATCATTACTGCATCAACAGTTGGATACCTTCTAGCGATGGCCGGACTCGCGGCACGTAACGCTGACGTTTGGCCGTCTCAGGAGTTGCAGGAAGGCGTGAAAAAGGAAGCTAAGCTCAATGAATAA
- a CDS encoding HAD-superfamily hydrolase, subfamily IIA, protein MNNLQAPIIIEGIAAVIEKYRAVILDLWGVLHDGNVASPHAITALDALRNKKIDICLLSNSPRRAYQVAKHLKSMGIEPSQYNYIVTSGELVYKALENASDDWHRALAARYFHIGPPELAGLLRGLDRFEVFSPRDADFILTTGGSTQPPDEVAALLKECASRKLPMVCANPDLVVLVGDQLVVCAGALAEQYEALGGEVFYHGKPYSSAYRSALDLLGYERHEVLAVGDSLRTDVAGGRNEGMDVLFIASGIHRDAADDFKAGKFPSALLQQVFAGEPVVPTFAASQFRW, encoded by the coding sequence ATGAATAATTTGCAAGCGCCAATCATAATAGAAGGCATTGCGGCGGTCATAGAAAAGTATCGTGCCGTCATTCTTGATCTATGGGGTGTCTTACACGACGGGAACGTTGCCTCTCCTCACGCGATCACTGCCCTGGATGCTTTGCGAAACAAGAAGATTGATATCTGTCTCCTGTCGAACTCCCCCCGTCGTGCCTACCAGGTCGCTAAACACTTAAAGTCGATGGGAATAGAGCCATCTCAATATAACTATATTGTCACATCTGGAGAGCTGGTTTACAAGGCGCTGGAAAATGCCTCAGACGACTGGCATAGAGCACTAGCAGCTCGCTACTTCCATATCGGACCACCTGAGCTGGCGGGCTTGCTCCGGGGGTTAGATCGGTTCGAGGTCTTTTCACCTCGGGACGCCGACTTTATTTTAACCACTGGGGGGAGCACTCAGCCGCCAGATGAAGTTGCGGCACTGTTGAAGGAATGTGCTTCGCGCAAACTTCCAATGGTCTGCGCGAATCCCGATCTGGTCGTTCTAGTTGGCGATCAACTTGTTGTTTGTGCGGGGGCGCTCGCCGAGCAATACGAAGCGTTGGGAGGGGAGGTTTTCTATCATGGAAAGCCGTATTCATCGGCTTACCGAAGCGCCCTCGACCTCCTCGGCTACGAAAGACATGAAGTGCTCGCAGTGGGTGATTCGCTACGGACCGACGTTGCGGGTGGTCGAAACGAGGGTATGGACGTGCTCTTCATCGCCAGCGGCATACATAGGGACGCTGCTGATGACTTCAAAGCGGGCAAATTCCCCAGTGCGCTGCTCCAACAGGTCTTTGCCGGAGAACCAGTCGTTCCCACGTTCGCTGCTTCCCAATTTAGGTGGTAG
- a CDS encoding mandelate racemase/muconate lactonizing protein, producing MKITGVNIYLLKSGRLHPVLVEISTDEGITGAGEAGIAYGVGGTAAAGMIKDLSERFLIGKDPSRIEELWSTMYDHSFWAKNGGAIIFAGISAIEQALWDIKGKCLGVPVYELFGGKIRDRVRAYANGWYGAADTPDEFARAVERPLKEGYGALKFYPLAQRVGSALQHVTRRSMSAEAIELAYRRVKAVRDAAGPEIELMVDLSGGLTTDETIRFCRKIGELDICFVEEPCDPFDNGALKVISEQIPLPIAVGERVYTRFGFRKIFELQACGIIQPDIGTAGGLMETKKICAMAEAYNMRVAPHVCGSSLIETATLQLEANITNFMIHEHYPAFKADDGYVEVLENPPSISSGYFEMPNGPGLGAVLIKRNIEPYLWASCT from the coding sequence ATGAAAATTACTGGTGTAAATATCTATTTGCTCAAATCTGGCCGCCTCCATCCTGTCTTGGTTGAAATCTCGACGGACGAAGGCATAACGGGGGCTGGCGAGGCGGGAATAGCCTATGGCGTTGGCGGGACCGCAGCGGCAGGGATGATCAAGGATCTCTCGGAAAGATTCTTAATCGGCAAAGACCCATCTCGGATCGAAGAGCTGTGGTCAACAATGTATGATCATTCATTTTGGGCAAAGAATGGTGGTGCGATTATCTTTGCCGGCATCAGCGCGATAGAGCAGGCTCTGTGGGACATCAAAGGCAAATGTCTCGGGGTCCCCGTTTATGAGCTTTTCGGCGGAAAAATCCGGGACCGTGTGCGCGCCTACGCGAACGGTTGGTACGGTGCGGCTGACACGCCGGACGAATTTGCCCGGGCGGTAGAACGCCCTCTGAAGGAGGGGTATGGGGCGCTCAAATTCTACCCTTTGGCACAGCGGGTCGGCTCGGCTTTACAGCACGTGACACGACGATCGATGTCCGCCGAAGCAATTGAGCTTGCATACCGCCGGGTCAAGGCTGTCCGTGATGCGGCCGGGCCCGAAATTGAGCTCATGGTCGATCTCAGTGGGGGCTTGACTACCGATGAGACGATTCGGTTTTGCCGAAAAATCGGTGAGCTCGATATTTGCTTTGTAGAAGAGCCATGCGATCCATTCGACAACGGGGCGCTGAAAGTAATTTCGGAACAAATTCCCTTGCCGATAGCGGTTGGAGAACGTGTCTATACCAGATTTGGGTTCCGTAAGATCTTCGAGTTGCAGGCTTGCGGGATTATCCAGCCTGATATTGGAACGGCGGGAGGCTTGATGGAGACGAAGAAGATTTGCGCAATGGCAGAAGCATACAATATGCGTGTAGCTCCACATGTGTGCGGAAGCAGCCTAATTGAAACTGCAACGCTCCAGCTTGAGGCTAATATCACGAATTTTATGATCCACGAGCATTATCCTGCTTTTAAGGCGGATGACGGATATGTTGAGGTTCTTGAGAATCCGCCGTCGATCAGTTCTGGATACTTTGAAATGCCCAACGGGCCCGGACTTGGAGCAGTTCTTATAAAACGAAACATCGAACCGTACCTCTGGGCTTCATGCACATAG
- a CDS encoding acyl-CoA-6-aminopenicillanic acid acyltransferase, whose amino-acid sequence MAFALPIPIMVLSGSPYERGFQHGNRFADLISQALDRRLASLSAADLSQAHKRASDVLATIDVMAPHVGTELRGIADGAGREVSGIVLRSSFELLASPTATGCSGLAVQTRDGALIAQNWDGPLGSDVEQALFIHVGTSGFEFATVAAVGALGWVGFNRAGFGFVNNDLVLKSRCDGIPSQIVRRVFLGCPDVNAAVEAAKSLPHMAGRAYLFGDASNKIASIEVSARHGVSVCRSGSFLAHTNHALNDQIRADEDAELLARQYPSSQKRLEVLKMREAGCADACEVMDILRDRTNAPDSVCKQTSLREPTQTAFSVVMQCRNRTLFLVRGMPTATEYQRISL is encoded by the coding sequence ATGGCGTTTGCGCTACCTATTCCAATTATGGTATTGTCGGGATCTCCATACGAACGTGGTTTTCAGCATGGCAATCGGTTCGCTGACCTAATCAGTCAGGCCTTGGACCGTCGTTTAGCATCCTTGTCAGCCGCGGATTTGTCCCAAGCACACAAGCGCGCCAGCGATGTTCTGGCGACGATCGATGTGATGGCTCCTCATGTTGGAACCGAGTTGCGCGGAATCGCAGACGGTGCCGGCCGCGAGGTGTCGGGTATCGTCCTGCGCAGCTCATTTGAACTTCTTGCGTCGCCTACGGCGACGGGCTGCAGTGGTCTGGCAGTGCAAACGCGTGACGGAGCGCTGATTGCACAGAACTGGGACGGGCCGCTCGGGAGCGATGTGGAACAGGCCCTTTTCATTCATGTCGGTACAAGTGGCTTCGAATTCGCCACCGTGGCAGCCGTAGGTGCCCTCGGTTGGGTAGGGTTCAACCGAGCGGGCTTTGGTTTCGTCAACAATGACCTTGTCTTGAAGTCACGTTGCGATGGAATTCCAAGCCAAATCGTTCGCCGCGTTTTTCTTGGCTGCCCGGACGTGAATGCAGCAGTCGAAGCGGCAAAGTCGCTGCCGCATATGGCTGGTCGGGCATATCTTTTCGGCGATGCGTCAAACAAAATCGCCTCGATAGAGGTCTCTGCGAGACATGGCGTGTCGGTGTGCAGATCAGGTTCATTCCTTGCTCACACCAATCATGCCTTGAATGATCAAATTCGCGCTGACGAAGATGCTGAGCTTTTGGCCAGGCAATATCCGTCGAGCCAGAAGCGCCTCGAGGTTCTGAAGATGCGAGAAGCAGGCTGCGCAGACGCCTGCGAGGTCATGGATATTCTTCGGGATCGGACCAATGCACCTGACTCGGTCTGCAAGCAGACCTCTTTGCGTGAGCCGACTCAGACGGCCTTTTCGGTCGTCATGCAGTGCCGGAACAGAACCTTGTTTCTGGTTCGAGGAATGCCCACAGCGACCGAGTATCAGCGCATCAGCCTTTAA